From Nerophis lumbriciformis linkage group LG09, RoL_Nlum_v2.1, whole genome shotgun sequence, one genomic window encodes:
- the LOC133607202 gene encoding claudin-4-like, whose amino-acid sequence MASLGMQMLASALCLLGWAGVIISCLLPTWRVTAFVGSTIVTSQTIWEGIWMTCVVQSTGQIQCKPYESLLALGADLQAARALTVLAIVTGAVGLLLAFVGGKCTRFMDDERPGSKARVAVAAGAVLIVTGLLCLIPTSWVAGAVVRRFYSATIDAQRREIGASLYIGWGASILLILGGGLFISSTCPLKAHDADKSPSVRYLVVRSPNGSSQHNRIPEATPARAVFTRPPSYERASAKSEPFARTTWTDGPERSLRQGSEMSSALSTKSQLKRQDSPPSEQSEAPSTKSQLQLDQTLDSSRNEEDVSTNPSKTYL is encoded by the coding sequence ATGGCGTCCTTGGGCATGCAGATGCTGGCCAGCGCCCTGTGCCTGCTGGGTTGGGCGGGCGTCATCATCAGCTGCCTGCTGCCCACGTGGCGGGTGACGGCCTTCGTGGGCAGCACCATCGTCACCTCGCAGACCATCTGGGAGGGCATCTGGATGACCTGCGTGGTCCAGAGCACGGGGCAGATCCAGTGCAAGCCCTACGAGTCGCTCCTGGCACTCGGCGCCGACCTGCAGGCCGCCCGGGCGCTCACCGTGCTCGCCATCGTGACCGGCGCTGTGGGCCTCCTCCTGGCTTTTGTCGGGGGGAAGTGTACCCGGTTCATGGATGACGAGCGCCCCGGGTCCAAAGCGAGAGTGGCGGTGGCGGCGGGGGCCGTGCTGATCGTCACCGGGTTACTGTGTTTGATCCCCACGTCGTGGGTAGCCGGCGCCGTGGTCAGGAGGTTCTACAGCGCCACCATCGACGCGCAGCGGCGAGAGATCGGCGCCAGTCTCTACATCGGCTGGGGGGCGTCCATCCTACTCATCCTGGGAGGGGGCTTGTTCATCAGCTCCACGTGCCCCCTCAAAGCGCACGACGCCGACAAGAGCCCGTCGGTTCGATACCTGGTGGTCCGCTCCCCAAACGGGTCCTCGCAGCACAACCGGATTCCAGAAGCCACCCCGGCCCGGGCGGTTTTCACCCGGCCTCCCAGCTACGAGAGGGCCTCGGCAAAGTCCGAGCCGTTCGCCAGGACCACCTGGACGGACGGGCCCGAGCGTAGTCTCAGACAAGGGTCGGAGATGTCCTCGGCCCTCTCAACCAAATCTCAGCTGAAGCGACAGGACTCGCCGCCATCGGAGCAAAGCGAGGCGCCGTCCACCAAGTCTCAGCTGCAGCTGGACCAGACCTTGGACTCCTCCAGGAATGAAGAGGATGTGTCCACCAACCCATCAAAGACGTACCTTTGA